In a single window of the Arthrobacter sp. StoSoilA2 genome:
- a CDS encoding NAD(P)-binding domain-containing protein has translation MKIAVLGTGMVGHALAGKLVSLGHEVIMGSRESGNPKGEEWARQAGPRARAGSFAEACAQSELIVNATPGTVSLAVLAEAGDTTLNGKILLDVANALDGSKGFPPSLSVCNTDSIAETIQRTYPGVRVVKSLNTVSAPVMVDPGRLPGPHDMFMAGNDADAKSTVSGLLQEFGWAPEHIRDLGGLDAARGMEMWLPLWLRIFMQQPKGKMFNIAIVSE, from the coding sequence ATGAAAATCGCTGTCCTGGGAACTGGAATGGTGGGGCACGCCCTCGCTGGCAAGCTGGTGTCCTTGGGCCACGAGGTCATCATGGGTTCCCGTGAATCCGGAAATCCCAAGGGCGAGGAGTGGGCCCGGCAAGCTGGTCCGCGCGCCCGTGCGGGCTCTTTCGCGGAAGCGTGCGCACAGTCCGAGCTGATCGTGAATGCAACACCCGGTACTGTGAGCCTGGCCGTCCTCGCTGAAGCCGGCGACACCACCCTGAACGGCAAAATCCTCCTGGACGTGGCCAACGCCCTGGATGGATCCAAGGGCTTTCCGCCATCGCTCTCAGTGTGCAACACCGACAGCATCGCCGAGACCATTCAACGGACCTACCCCGGGGTGCGGGTAGTGAAGTCGCTGAACACGGTCAGCGCCCCGGTAATGGTGGATCCAGGGCGGCTTCCGGGTCCACATGACATGTTCATGGCGGGAAACGACGCGGATGCCAAGTCCACAGTGTCAGGCCTGCTGCAGGAGTTTGGTTGGGCGCCCGAGCACATCAGGGACCTCGGTGGACTCGACGCCGCCCGCGGAATGGAGATGTGGCTGCCTTTGTGGCTAAGGATCTTCATGCAGCAGCCGAAGGGAAAGATGTTCAACATCGCCATCGTGTCCGAGTAG
- a CDS encoding MoxR family ATPase encodes MEDPARQSLLNVRSEVGKAVVGQDPTVTGMLIALLCGGHVLLEGVPGVAKTLLVRALSTALSLETKRVQFTPDLMPGDVTGSLVYDSHSSEFTFREGPVFTNILLADEINRTPPKTQASLLEAMEERQVSVDGVSRPLPAPFIVAATQNPVEYEGTYPLPEAQLDRFLLKLTMPLPGRAEEIEVIRRHAGGFDPRNLAAAGVRAVAGAVELSNARAAVAQVAVAPEILAYIVDVVRATRSAPSFQLGVSPRGATALLNTSKAWAWLSGRPFVTPDDVKALSLPCLRHRVGLRPEAQMDGIHVDDVLGSILASVPVPR; translated from the coding sequence ATGGAGGATCCTGCCCGACAATCCCTGCTGAACGTCCGGAGTGAAGTTGGGAAGGCTGTGGTCGGCCAGGATCCCACAGTGACAGGCATGCTCATCGCCCTTCTCTGCGGCGGCCATGTCCTGCTGGAAGGTGTGCCCGGCGTCGCCAAGACGCTGTTGGTCCGGGCGTTGTCCACTGCCCTGAGCCTGGAAACCAAACGCGTACAGTTCACCCCGGACCTCATGCCCGGTGACGTCACGGGCTCCTTGGTGTACGACTCGCATTCATCGGAATTCACGTTCCGGGAAGGGCCCGTTTTCACCAACATCCTGCTGGCCGATGAAATAAACCGAACGCCACCCAAAACGCAGGCCTCGCTCCTGGAAGCCATGGAGGAACGCCAGGTTTCCGTGGATGGCGTATCGCGCCCACTGCCTGCGCCCTTCATCGTGGCTGCCACCCAGAATCCCGTGGAATACGAAGGAACCTACCCCCTGCCCGAGGCCCAGCTGGACAGGTTCCTCCTCAAGTTGACCATGCCGTTGCCAGGCCGAGCCGAGGAAATCGAAGTAATCCGCCGACACGCCGGTGGCTTCGACCCCCGAAACCTCGCCGCGGCCGGCGTGCGGGCGGTGGCTGGCGCCGTCGAGCTTTCCAACGCTCGTGCGGCTGTGGCGCAAGTGGCCGTCGCACCGGAAATCCTGGCCTACATTGTGGATGTGGTCCGGGCAACCAGGTCAGCGCCGTCCTTCCAGCTGGGCGTCTCTCCTCGAGGCGCTACTGCCCTCCTGAACACGTCGAAGGCATGGGCCTGGTTGTCCGGGCGGCCCTTCGTGACGCCTGACGACGTCAAAGCACTATCGTTGCCTTGCCTCAGGCACCGGGTAGGCCTGCGTCCTGAGGCCCAGATGGATGGCATCCACGTTGACGACGTCCTTGGCAGCATCCTGGCGTCCGTTCCGGTGCCTCGTTGA
- a CDS encoding DUF4166 domain-containing protein: MNEPIYRLALGNDFNKLAPELQEYFSLAAGSGSYGIGEGVFDVVGCPQKWLRPLLALTGSEEAFFPEYGEGIPFRIENHAHVDPFGRQALTARREIYFPSGTRLFLDTTSAITAPQAGSVTPAPTRLVDHVGRYRRLVTDLDVSVTPNGRLRGVSKASRLFLGPLRIPLPAALDAKAFAEQWWDGDEGKHRIQVKVIQPQIGVVLVYAGRFDYRLAPYLPGAAQGTSLPRYAEPDRWEKRI, encoded by the coding sequence ATGAACGAACCCATCTACCGGCTCGCCCTGGGCAATGATTTCAACAAGCTGGCCCCCGAACTACAGGAGTACTTCTCCTTGGCGGCAGGCTCCGGATCGTATGGAATTGGCGAGGGGGTCTTTGACGTCGTAGGGTGCCCGCAAAAATGGCTGCGTCCTTTGCTGGCCCTGACGGGAAGCGAAGAGGCCTTCTTCCCTGAATACGGCGAAGGCATTCCGTTCCGCATTGAGAACCATGCCCACGTGGATCCTTTCGGCCGGCAAGCCCTCACGGCACGGCGTGAAATCTACTTCCCATCCGGGACGCGGTTGTTCCTCGACACCACGAGCGCTATCACCGCGCCGCAGGCCGGCTCCGTCACCCCCGCACCGACCCGGTTGGTGGACCATGTCGGCCGCTACCGCCGCCTCGTCACGGACCTGGATGTAAGTGTCACGCCCAACGGCCGGCTGCGGGGCGTGTCGAAAGCCAGCCGGCTCTTCCTGGGTCCATTGCGCATTCCGTTGCCGGCGGCCCTGGACGCAAAGGCCTTTGCGGAGCAGTGGTGGGACGGGGACGAGGGCAAGCACCGGATCCAGGTCAAGGTCATCCAACCCCAGATCGGCGTCGTGCTTGTCTATGCCGGCCGCTTCGATTACCGGTTGGCGCCCTACCTGCCCGGGGCAGCCCAAGGCACCTCACTCCCCCGCTATGCGGAACCGGATCGCTGGGAAAAGAGGATCTAG
- a CDS encoding ABC transporter permease, protein MSTPSLTAPRQPLFSRLPVVSHLRKSVGLQRGMLIVGVVLSGLFLLTSILAPLLAPYGYSQLSDASGSFPTQQAPGAKHLLGTTVGGYDVLSRVLWGSQTAVTVIVVSVAMSLFLGVALGLLSGYFGGWLDRILVVVADAIYAFPTLLLAIVISIVISRGQSSFWGGIFSCAFSITVVFVPQYFRVIRAETIRLKAEPFVESAKVLGASSLRIIGRHIFKNATRTLPLMFTLNASEAILTLAGLGFLGFGIEPTSAAEWGFDLNKALADTSSGIWWTGVFPGIAIVLTVLGLTLVGESINDLNDPRIRGRKRAGTTKTPATPTATEAGKP, encoded by the coding sequence ATGAGCACTCCTTCACTGACTGCTCCCAGGCAGCCCCTCTTCTCCCGGCTTCCAGTGGTTTCCCACCTCAGGAAAAGCGTTGGCCTCCAACGGGGCATGCTGATAGTGGGCGTTGTCCTCAGCGGGTTGTTCCTGCTGACAAGCATTCTCGCACCGCTTCTGGCCCCTTACGGCTACTCCCAACTCAGCGATGCGTCCGGTTCCTTCCCCACCCAACAGGCACCGGGTGCCAAACACCTGCTTGGCACCACTGTGGGCGGCTATGACGTCCTGTCCCGCGTCCTATGGGGATCCCAGACGGCCGTGACCGTCATCGTCGTGTCCGTGGCAATGTCACTTTTCCTTGGCGTCGCCCTGGGCCTGCTCAGCGGCTACTTCGGCGGCTGGTTGGACAGGATCCTTGTAGTAGTGGCGGACGCCATCTATGCCTTCCCCACCCTGCTTTTGGCAATCGTCATCTCGATCGTCATCAGCCGTGGCCAGTCCAGTTTCTGGGGCGGTATTTTCTCCTGTGCGTTCTCCATCACAGTGGTGTTCGTGCCCCAGTATTTCCGGGTCATCCGCGCCGAAACCATCCGGCTCAAGGCCGAGCCTTTCGTCGAGTCGGCCAAGGTACTGGGTGCATCCAGCCTGCGTATCATCGGACGGCACATCTTCAAGAACGCAACGCGCACCCTGCCCCTGATGTTCACGCTCAATGCCTCCGAAGCGATCCTTACGCTCGCAGGCCTTGGCTTCCTGGGCTTCGGCATCGAGCCAACATCGGCTGCAGAGTGGGGCTTTGACCTGAACAAGGCACTGGCCGATACCTCCTCCGGTATCTGGTGGACCGGTGTTTTCCCTGGCATCGCCATCGTGCTGACCGTCCTGGGCCTGACGCTGGTTGGCGAAAGCATCAACGACCTCAACGATCCCCGGATCCGTGGCCGAAAGCGCGCAGGCACCACGAAAACCCCTGCAACCCCGACAGCTACAGAGGCAGGTAAGCCATGA
- a CDS encoding ABC transporter ATP-binding protein: MTTNLGNISDAGAASEPVLTIDRLKVTFATDSGDVHAVKDVSLDVKPGEVVAIVGESGSGKTVAAKTILGLLPETAISSGAVVINGNNVISVSKSALRKIRGRDVAMVFQEPSTALNPVFTVGWQIAEGIRAHAKDGHRVSSKEAKERATEALRKVGIPDPETRVNYYPHQFSGGQKQRVVIAAALALNPGLIVADEPTTALDVTVQAEILQLLRDLRDNYGTSIVLITHNMGVVADLADRVVVMYQGDVVEEAPSRVLFAEPKQDYTKKLLAAVPHLGRNSASEGARGRLHQDGKVLVEAKNLTIEYPGRFGRHGFKAVDNVSFTVSENEVFGLVGESGSGKSTIGRAIAGLTRTTGGSLKVLGYEMLDFKERTFRPLRKEIGFVFQDPAASFNPHLTIGECVAEPLIIHTKPSAAEARKKVGELLESVQLPASYAQRYPHELSGGQRQRASLARSLALNPRLLIADEPTSALDVSVQAKVLDLFKDIQEQFGFAALFISHDLAVVDMLSHWVGVLYKGQLVEQGIGNHVMGSPQHDYTKRLIASLPVPDPDEQARRREAHRALLGG; the protein is encoded by the coding sequence ATGACCACCAATCTCGGAAACATTTCCGACGCCGGGGCCGCCAGTGAACCCGTCCTCACCATTGACCGGCTGAAGGTAACTTTTGCCACCGATAGCGGAGACGTCCATGCGGTGAAGGACGTCAGCCTGGACGTTAAGCCTGGTGAAGTCGTGGCGATCGTGGGGGAGTCGGGTTCCGGCAAGACAGTTGCAGCCAAGACCATTCTGGGCTTGCTGCCTGAAACAGCCATCAGCTCCGGTGCTGTGGTGATCAACGGCAACAACGTGATCAGTGTCAGCAAATCCGCGCTTCGAAAGATCCGTGGACGCGACGTCGCCATGGTTTTCCAGGAGCCCTCCACAGCATTGAATCCCGTGTTCACTGTTGGATGGCAGATTGCCGAGGGGATCCGCGCCCACGCCAAGGATGGCCACCGCGTATCGTCCAAGGAAGCGAAGGAACGGGCCACGGAGGCTCTCCGAAAGGTGGGAATTCCGGACCCTGAAACCCGGGTCAACTACTACCCACACCAGTTTTCCGGCGGGCAAAAGCAGCGCGTGGTGATTGCCGCCGCATTGGCACTGAACCCTGGTCTGATTGTGGCCGATGAACCAACGACAGCCCTTGACGTCACAGTACAGGCGGAAATCCTGCAACTGCTCCGTGACTTGCGGGACAACTACGGCACATCCATCGTGTTGATTACCCACAACATGGGGGTCGTGGCCGACCTCGCCGACCGCGTGGTGGTCATGTACCAGGGCGATGTGGTGGAAGAAGCGCCCTCAAGGGTGTTGTTCGCGGAACCAAAGCAGGACTACACAAAAAAGCTCCTCGCGGCGGTCCCGCACCTTGGCCGCAACTCAGCCTCGGAAGGCGCCCGTGGCCGGTTGCATCAGGATGGCAAGGTCCTCGTTGAGGCGAAGAACCTCACCATCGAGTACCCAGGGCGCTTTGGGCGCCATGGCTTCAAAGCTGTGGACAACGTCAGCTTTACGGTCTCCGAGAATGAGGTCTTCGGTTTGGTGGGGGAGTCCGGCTCAGGCAAATCCACCATCGGGCGGGCGATCGCAGGGCTGACAAGGACAACCGGCGGCAGCCTGAAGGTCCTCGGCTACGAAATGCTGGACTTCAAGGAGCGGACCTTCCGTCCGCTGCGGAAGGAGATCGGCTTCGTTTTCCAGGACCCGGCGGCCTCGTTCAACCCCCACCTCACCATCGGTGAGTGCGTCGCTGAGCCGTTGATTATCCACACCAAGCCGAGCGCGGCTGAGGCGCGGAAAAAGGTAGGTGAGCTGCTCGAGTCAGTCCAGTTGCCGGCGTCGTACGCGCAACGCTACCCACACGAGCTGTCCGGTGGACAGCGGCAGCGCGCCTCTCTGGCGAGGTCGTTGGCGCTCAACCCACGCCTGTTGATTGCCGACGAACCAACCTCGGCCCTGGACGTCTCAGTGCAGGCCAAGGTTCTGGACCTGTTCAAGGACATCCAGGAGCAGTTCGGCTTCGCGGCCCTGTTCATCAGCCATGACCTCGCAGTCGTGGACATGTTGTCGCACTGGGTTGGCGTGCTGTACAAGGGACAGTTGGTGGAGCAGGGCATCGGCAACCATGTGATGGGCTCGCCCCAGCACGACTACACCAAGCGGCTGATCGCCTCCTTGCCGGTTCCGGACCCTGATGAACAAGCACGACGCCGGGAAGCGCACCGCGCGCTGTTGGGCGGCTAA
- a CDS encoding DUF4350 domain-containing protein produces the protein MTLQEVPEALQGGTLPRRRTSALWSWFRKHLVWIALGAVFAAFVTFLVVERFSAPKDSGSLSTRNPAPDGAMALAEILGRHGVGITPTDNLEDTLAALSDGDATLLLYDPRGFLDISQLQDVSAVAGRVVVVAPRLRTLNGLDPEFRPGGVVPEATKILEPGCSQEDAEQAGPVAAQGPVYLGPVVCYATRSDGPGLYVASADGHIIVLGSTELLENQHLAAVGNAALAMRTLGSGPDLVWYTPGIADVASDRSTPTLNELAPPWLAFAGPWLAVIAILAILWRGRRLGPLVFEPLPVVVKAAETAEGRARLYQDSRAVERAADNLRAGTLARLARHFNLGTDATGEAIIDAVARRLGRQVPAIRWALIDSKPQTEGQLVQWAQQIERIEQEATAR, from the coding sequence ATGACCCTCCAGGAGGTGCCGGAAGCTTTGCAGGGAGGAACTCTGCCTCGACGGCGGACCAGCGCATTGTGGAGTTGGTTCCGAAAGCACCTGGTGTGGATTGCGCTGGGGGCAGTGTTTGCAGCATTCGTGACGTTCCTGGTGGTGGAGCGGTTCTCGGCACCCAAAGACTCCGGGTCGCTATCTACCCGCAATCCCGCTCCCGACGGGGCCATGGCCTTGGCCGAAATACTGGGGCGCCACGGTGTGGGCATAACTCCAACCGATAACCTCGAAGACACCCTGGCAGCTCTTTCCGACGGCGACGCCACCTTGCTGCTGTATGACCCCCGCGGTTTCCTGGATATATCGCAGTTGCAGGATGTGAGTGCTGTGGCCGGGCGGGTAGTGGTGGTCGCACCGCGCCTGCGCACGTTGAACGGCCTCGATCCGGAGTTCCGCCCCGGCGGTGTGGTCCCCGAAGCGACAAAAATCCTTGAACCGGGCTGCAGCCAGGAAGATGCAGAGCAGGCAGGACCCGTTGCCGCCCAAGGACCGGTGTACCTGGGGCCAGTTGTTTGCTACGCCACCCGCAGCGATGGACCTGGACTTTATGTGGCCTCGGCCGATGGGCACATCATTGTGCTGGGGAGCACCGAGTTGCTGGAAAACCAACACCTCGCGGCCGTTGGCAACGCCGCATTGGCGATGCGGACCCTGGGAAGCGGCCCCGACTTGGTCTGGTACACACCAGGCATCGCCGATGTAGCGTCCGATAGATCCACCCCGACGCTCAACGAGCTCGCACCGCCTTGGCTGGCTTTTGCGGGCCCATGGCTGGCTGTCATAGCTATCCTTGCCATCCTCTGGCGCGGACGACGCTTGGGACCGTTGGTCTTTGAACCACTTCCCGTGGTGGTTAAGGCCGCAGAAACGGCCGAAGGACGCGCACGTCTATATCAGGATTCACGCGCCGTGGAACGCGCCGCCGACAATCTCCGGGCAGGAACCCTCGCCCGGTTGGCCAGGCATTTCAACCTGGGGACGGACGCCACCGGGGAGGCCATTATCGACGCCGTGGCCCGGCGCCTTGGACGGCAAGTACCGGCAATCCGGTGGGCGTTAATTGATTCCAAACCCCAGACAGAAGGACAACTGGTGCAGTGGGCACAACAGATCGAACGAATCGAGCAGGAGGCAACGGCCCGATGA
- a CDS encoding chorismate mutase, whose protein sequence is MTEQNSALPEDHDSFNPSASSLAGQVDRGVMDELLSIRSSIDNIDATLVFLLAERFKATQKVGILKATHKLPAGDPGREAAQIARLRRLAEDAHLDPAFAEKFLNFIISEVIRHHEAIAEDHQISSQQA, encoded by the coding sequence ATGACCGAGCAGAACAGTGCCCTCCCCGAAGACCACGATTCCTTCAACCCGTCAGCGAGTTCCCTCGCGGGCCAGGTGGATCGCGGCGTCATGGATGAGCTGCTCTCCATCCGGTCCAGCATTGACAACATTGATGCCACACTCGTTTTCCTGCTCGCGGAACGCTTCAAGGCCACCCAGAAAGTAGGGATTCTCAAGGCCACGCACAAGCTTCCCGCGGGCGACCCCGGACGCGAAGCAGCCCAGATCGCCCGGCTTCGCCGTCTGGCCGAGGACGCACATCTTGACCCCGCATTTGCCGAGAAGTTCCTGAATTTCATCATCAGTGAAGTGATCCGCCATCATGAAGCCATCGCAGAGGATCACCAGATCTCCAGCCAGCAGGCCTGA
- a CDS encoding ABC transporter permease has product MTTLIEVPEAEPGIVAPKSKSKAGGGLGKYIVIRFFLIIPTVFILVTLVFFLMRVIGDPITAAQGGRLPPDVLAQRIHDAGYDRPVLIQYFEYLGQLITGNFGTTITDRRPVVEVLTTFGAATLELSINALIVALAVGIPFGLIAAQHRDKTSDAVLRFFAILCYATPVFFSGLLLKLTFSVWLGWFPVAGRASTRTELTMSSLGAPSGIYWLDALRSGNFAALGDVAAHAVLPAVALGLLTAGVFLRLVRTNVIGTLGKDYIEAGRSRGVSEFRLVTKHAYKPALIPIITVMGLQIALMLGGAILTETTFEWKGLGYQLVQYLNARDFVAVQGIVVLLAIIVAVTNFIVDIIAALIDPRVRY; this is encoded by the coding sequence ATGACAACACTTATAGAGGTACCCGAGGCCGAGCCCGGAATAGTAGCTCCAAAAAGCAAGTCCAAGGCCGGGGGAGGCCTAGGAAAATACATCGTGATCCGGTTCTTCCTGATCATCCCCACCGTCTTCATTCTGGTGACGTTGGTCTTCTTCCTGATGCGGGTCATTGGAGATCCCATCACGGCTGCCCAGGGCGGACGCCTCCCGCCGGATGTACTGGCACAGCGAATCCATGATGCCGGCTACGACCGCCCGGTTTTGATCCAGTACTTCGAATACCTCGGCCAACTCATCACAGGCAATTTCGGCACAACGATCACTGATCGTCGTCCCGTCGTGGAGGTACTCACCACCTTCGGTGCCGCAACACTTGAGCTGTCGATCAACGCATTGATCGTGGCGCTCGCAGTTGGTATCCCGTTCGGACTCATCGCAGCCCAACACCGCGACAAGACCTCCGACGCAGTCCTGCGGTTCTTCGCGATTCTCTGCTATGCCACTCCGGTGTTTTTTTCGGGCCTGCTTCTCAAACTGACCTTTTCGGTGTGGCTCGGATGGTTCCCCGTAGCAGGACGTGCCTCCACCCGTACGGAACTGACCATGAGCAGCCTCGGAGCTCCATCAGGCATCTACTGGCTGGACGCGCTCCGCAGCGGCAACTTTGCGGCTCTTGGAGACGTTGCAGCCCACGCTGTCCTGCCGGCCGTGGCCCTGGGTTTGCTGACTGCAGGGGTCTTCCTGCGGCTGGTGCGGACAAACGTCATTGGCACGCTGGGAAAGGACTACATTGAGGCTGGCCGGTCCCGTGGCGTTAGCGAGTTCCGGCTGGTTACCAAACACGCTTACAAGCCTGCACTGATCCCCATCATCACTGTCATGGGCCTGCAAATTGCGCTCATGCTCGGCGGCGCCATCCTGACCGAGACAACGTTCGAATGGAAAGGACTCGGCTACCAGCTGGTCCAGTACCTGAATGCCCGCGACTTTGTGGCTGTCCAAGGCATTGTGGTGTTGTTGGCCATCATCGTCGCCGTGACCAACTTCATCGTGGACATCATTGCCGCGCTCATCGATCCCCGAGTGAGGTACTGA
- a CDS encoding ABC transporter substrate-binding protein has product MALKKKALHGVIALAGVSALALTACTGPSGGGSSSAPAAAGPIAYGTTDKVTALDPAGSYDNGSFMVMNQIYSFLLNSKPGGAEPVPDLAESSSFTAPTEYTVKLKSGLKWANGHTLDSKDVKFSFDRQVAINDPAGPASLLTNIESVGTPDATTVVFKLKKANDQTFSQILSSPAAPIVDDEVFPADKILPDDEIIKAKAFYGQYTIDSYKKNELVSFKAFGDYKGVLGKPANDEATIKYYASPTNLKLDIQQGNIDVAFRSLSATDVDDLRKDSKVKVLTGPGGEIRYITFNFDTMPFGTKAAGADPAKALAVRQAVANLVDRQAIADQVYKGTYLPLYSNVPSGFLGANESFKDAYGDNGKPSLDKAKKVLADAGITEPVALNLQYNPDHYGGSSGDEYAMIKEQLEKSGLFKVNLQSTEWVTYSKASRADEYPVFQFGWFPDFSDADNYLTPFFPDGGFLKNHYNNPTVNDLIAKQLTEADKTKREADIKDVQNALAKDISTLPLLQGAQVAVAGSGVNGVEKTLDASFKFRLGTISK; this is encoded by the coding sequence ATGGCACTGAAGAAGAAGGCCCTGCATGGCGTTATCGCGCTGGCGGGCGTTTCCGCCCTCGCTTTGACTGCATGCACGGGCCCCTCCGGCGGCGGTTCCTCGTCCGCCCCGGCTGCCGCCGGCCCGATCGCCTACGGCACCACAGACAAAGTCACCGCATTGGACCCGGCAGGATCCTATGACAATGGTTCGTTCATGGTGATGAACCAGATTTACTCGTTCCTGTTGAACTCCAAGCCTGGGGGTGCAGAACCGGTCCCGGACCTTGCGGAGTCGTCCTCATTCACGGCACCGACCGAATACACCGTCAAGCTCAAGTCCGGTCTGAAATGGGCCAATGGACACACCTTGGATTCCAAAGACGTCAAGTTCTCCTTTGACCGGCAGGTCGCCATCAACGACCCCGCCGGCCCGGCGTCCCTGCTGACCAACATCGAGAGTGTGGGCACTCCTGACGCCACCACGGTGGTTTTCAAGCTGAAGAAGGCAAACGACCAGACATTCAGCCAGATCCTCAGCAGTCCTGCGGCGCCCATTGTCGACGACGAAGTTTTCCCCGCGGACAAGATCCTTCCTGACGACGAGATCATCAAGGCCAAGGCCTTCTACGGCCAATACACGATCGATAGCTACAAGAAGAACGAACTTGTCAGCTTCAAGGCCTTCGGCGACTACAAAGGTGTCCTTGGCAAGCCGGCAAACGACGAAGCCACCATCAAGTACTACGCCAGCCCCACCAACCTCAAGCTGGACATCCAGCAGGGCAACATCGACGTCGCCTTCCGCAGCCTCAGTGCCACGGACGTTGATGACCTTCGGAAAGACTCCAAGGTCAAGGTGTTGACGGGACCGGGCGGCGAGATCCGCTACATCACCTTCAACTTCGACACCATGCCGTTCGGCACCAAGGCAGCCGGCGCTGATCCCGCCAAGGCGCTCGCCGTCCGGCAAGCCGTAGCCAACCTCGTGGACCGGCAGGCCATCGCCGACCAGGTCTACAAGGGCACCTACCTCCCGCTGTACTCCAACGTGCCCAGCGGATTCCTTGGCGCCAACGAGTCATTCAAGGACGCCTATGGAGACAACGGAAAGCCGAGCCTGGACAAGGCCAAGAAGGTCCTGGCGGACGCCGGAATCACGGAGCCCGTTGCGTTGAACCTGCAATACAACCCGGACCACTACGGCGGCTCCTCCGGTGACGAGTACGCCATGATCAAGGAACAACTGGAGAAGTCCGGACTCTTCAAGGTCAACCTGCAGTCCACTGAATGGGTTACCTACAGCAAGGCGAGCCGCGCTGACGAGTACCCTGTGTTCCAGTTTGGGTGGTTCCCCGACTTCAGCGACGCCGATAACTACCTGACCCCGTTCTTCCCGGACGGCGGCTTCCTGAAGAACCACTACAACAACCCCACTGTGAACGACTTGATCGCCAAGCAGCTGACCGAGGCTGACAAGACCAAGCGTGAGGCGGACATCAAAGATGTCCAGAACGCACTCGCCAAGGACATCTCAACCCTTCCCCTGCTGCAGGGCGCCCAGGTTGCGGTGGCCGGAAGCGGCGTGAACGGCGTCGAGAAGACGCTGGACGCATCCTTCAAGTTCCGCCTCGGAACGATTTCCAAGTAA
- a CDS encoding DUF58 domain-containing protein, producing MAITGRFVLLAVTGLVPLLLFPAWITVLFIAIGLLLLLALDLILAASPAKLGLARQQPGNVTLESQVNSVITVTNLGRRKLRAMVRDGWQPSAGALNPTQPLDVPPGERRRLTVSLLPRRRGDLESPHVTVRSYGPLRLAARQRTRALPGRLRVLPPFHSKRHLPSKLRKLRELDGRAAVQIRGAGTEFDSLRDYVRGDDVRSIDWRATARRTSVVVRTWRPERDRRVVIVLDTSRTAAARIDDEPRLDTWIEAALLLAVLAERGGDRVDFLAYDRMLRARVESASKGNLLAQLVQAMATLEAELIELDWQQIPGQVRAVSAHRSLVVLLTALDGGAPEEGLLPMVAQLVRQHVVVVASVRDPLLAAMKAGRSTAGQVFRAAAAERALLERAAVTEQLRQLGAEVVDAEPSEVPPLLADTYIRLKAAGRL from the coding sequence ATGGCCATCACGGGTCGTTTTGTGTTGCTGGCAGTTACCGGGCTGGTTCCGTTGCTGCTGTTTCCGGCGTGGATCACCGTGCTGTTCATCGCTATCGGACTGCTGCTGCTTCTGGCCCTTGACCTTATCCTGGCGGCTTCCCCGGCCAAGCTGGGCTTGGCACGTCAGCAACCGGGCAACGTCACCTTGGAGAGTCAGGTGAATTCCGTCATCACGGTGACCAACCTGGGCCGCCGGAAGCTACGGGCGATGGTCCGGGACGGTTGGCAACCTTCCGCTGGAGCCCTGAACCCAACACAGCCGCTCGACGTTCCACCCGGCGAACGGCGCCGCCTGACGGTGTCCCTGCTCCCACGGCGCCGCGGCGATCTTGAAAGCCCGCACGTGACGGTCCGTTCGTACGGGCCCTTGCGGCTGGCCGCACGGCAGCGAACCAGGGCACTTCCCGGCCGGCTTCGAGTGCTGCCACCCTTCCATTCCAAACGGCATCTGCCATCGAAACTACGCAAGCTGCGCGAGCTTGATGGCAGGGCGGCCGTGCAGATCCGGGGCGCGGGAACGGAGTTCGATTCGCTGCGTGACTACGTCCGTGGCGATGACGTCCGGTCCATCGACTGGCGTGCAACTGCGCGTCGCACATCTGTGGTGGTCCGTACCTGGCGTCCGGAACGGGACAGGCGTGTTGTGATCGTTCTGGACACATCGCGGACCGCGGCGGCCAGGATTGACGACGAGCCGAGGCTGGACACTTGGATTGAGGCGGCGCTGCTGCTCGCGGTTCTGGCGGAACGGGGCGGGGACCGGGTTGACTTCCTCGCCTACGACCGGATGCTCCGCGCGAGGGTCGAGTCTGCTTCGAAAGGCAATCTCCTGGCGCAACTCGTTCAGGCCATGGCGACATTGGAGGCCGAGCTCATAGAACTGGACTGGCAGCAGATCCCAGGCCAGGTGCGGGCCGTATCGGCACACCGCTCGCTTGTGGTGCTTTTGACAGCCCTCGACGGCGGCGCCCCCGAGGAAGGCCTTCTCCCCATGGTGGCCCAGCTGGTCCGCCAGCACGTGGTGGTGGTCGCGTCTGTCCGGGACCCGTTGCTGGCAGCCATGAAAGCCGGGCGTTCCACCGCAGGCCAGGTTTTCCGCGCCGCCGCCGCCGAACGCGCCCTGCTGGAACGGGCCGCCGTCACAGAACAATTGCGGCAACTGGGGGCTGAAGTGGTGGACGCCGAACCCTCCGAGGTCCCTCCCCTGCTTGCTGACACCTACATCCGGCTTAAAGCGGCCGGACGGCTCTAG